From the genome of Methanococcoides methylutens, one region includes:
- a CDS encoding PGF-pre-PGF domain-containing protein produces MIATFFLSLSVGIATAEAFENIDEKDARAIYVLRDLERSFTFRNEALDITYINITTDLNVGNVEAIVESLKSTSSMVSTPPEGNVYKNINIWVGDSKLKYRLITSEVGFRVNRTWLEDNNVSDQSVKLTIYRSGNWNTLPTEKIDEDGEYVYYEANTSGDLRTHFAIVEYLGNEQVSLDAGEGSVAEENLDLYSVNRESELDLEGNGDIGESGSGEATLSDVNMLLFAIPILMVLVVLSTSYVGMTKGDHIKVRDGSANFFDEIKVTEESDSETASDSTNVQERSDKSAERIPHVQVNEVQPVDIKQKLKKMEESGILSDVLHKGKK; encoded by the coding sequence ATGATCGCAACATTTTTTTTGTCTTTGTCAGTAGGTATTGCTACGGCTGAAGCCTTTGAGAACATAGATGAAAAAGATGCCAGAGCAATATATGTGCTGAGGGACCTTGAAAGATCATTTACGTTCAGGAATGAAGCCCTTGACATCACTTATATAAATATAACAACAGATTTGAATGTGGGTAATGTAGAGGCAATAGTGGAATCTCTGAAATCGACCTCTTCAATGGTATCAACTCCTCCGGAAGGAAATGTTTATAAGAACATCAATATCTGGGTTGGTGATAGTAAGCTTAAGTACAGGCTGATAACTTCGGAGGTAGGATTCAGGGTGAATCGTACCTGGCTGGAAGATAACAATGTTTCTGATCAGTCTGTAAAACTAACTATTTATCGCAGTGGTAACTGGAATACTCTACCCACAGAAAAGATAGATGAGGATGGTGAGTACGTCTACTATGAGGCGAATACCTCAGGTGATCTGCGTACACACTTTGCAATAGTTGAATATTTGGGAAATGAACAAGTTTCATTGGATGCCGGCGAAGGATCTGTTGCTGAGGAAAATCTGGATCTCTATTCTGTAAATAGGGAATCTGAATTAGATTTGGAAGGTAATGGAGACATTGGTGAAAGTGGATCAGGAGAAGCAACTCTCTCGGATGTAAATATGTTGTTGTTTGCAATACCTATACTTATGGTGCTTGTAGTGTTATCTACTTCATATGTTGGAATGACAAAAGGGGATCATATCAAAGTGAGGGATGGGTCTGCTAACTTTTTTGATGAGATAAAAGTTACAGAAGAATCTGATTCGGAAACTGCTTCAGATAGTACAAATGTGCAGGAAAGATCTGATAAGTCTGCCGAAAGAATACCTCATGTTCAGGTAAATGAAGTACAGCCAGTTGATATTAAACAAAAGCTCAAAAAGATGGAAGAATCGGGAATTCTCTCGGATGTACTTCATAAGGGCAAAAAATAA